One window of the Gloeomargarita sp. SKYB120 genome contains the following:
- a CDS encoding cysteine synthase A codes for MDIRHGFVGTIGQTPLIRLHSLCELTGCEILGKAEFLNPGGSVKDRAAWYIIRDAEQQGRLRPGGTVVEGTAGNTGIGLAHICNARGYRCLIVIPETQSQEKIDLLRLLGAEVKTVPAVPYRDPNNYVKVSARLAQEMDNAIWANQFDNLANRQAHYETTGPEIWQQTDGRITAWVAAIGTGGTFGGVTLYLKEKNPQIRCVVADPLGSAYYSYVKTGELKTQGSSITEGIGNSRITANLENVPMDDAIQIDDLTCVRMVYHLLHREGLFLGSSTGINVAAAVQLARQMGPGQVIVTVLCDGGARYQSRLFNRAWLQQKGLWPWDSGVPPAFDL; via the coding sequence ATGGATATTCGCCACGGCTTTGTCGGCACGATTGGGCAAACCCCCTTGATTCGTCTCCATTCCCTGTGCGAGTTAACCGGCTGCGAAATTTTGGGGAAAGCCGAATTTCTCAATCCTGGCGGGTCCGTCAAGGACCGGGCGGCCTGGTACATCATCCGCGATGCCGAGCAGCAGGGACGCTTGCGACCGGGGGGCACGGTTGTTGAAGGCACCGCCGGCAATACCGGCATTGGGTTGGCCCACATCTGCAACGCCCGCGGCTACCGCTGTTTGATCGTCATTCCTGAGACCCAATCCCAAGAAAAAATCGATTTGCTGCGTCTGCTGGGGGCGGAGGTGAAAACCGTGCCCGCTGTTCCCTACCGCGACCCCAACAACTATGTGAAAGTTTCCGCGCGGCTGGCCCAGGAGATGGACAACGCCATCTGGGCCAACCAATTCGACAACTTGGCCAACCGGCAAGCCCACTACGAAACCACCGGCCCGGAAATCTGGCAACAAACCGACGGGCGCATCACGGCCTGGGTCGCGGCGATTGGGACAGGGGGGACCTTCGGCGGCGTGACCCTGTATCTGAAGGAAAAAAATCCCCAGATTCGCTGCGTGGTGGCCGACCCCCTGGGCAGCGCCTACTACAGCTACGTGAAAACAGGGGAACTCAAAACCCAGGGCAGTTCCATCACCGAAGGCATTGGCAACTCCCGCATCACCGCCAATTTGGAGAACGTGCCGATGGACGACGCTATTCAAATTGACGACCTCACCTGCGTCCGGATGGTTTATCACCTGTTGCACCGGGAAGGCTTGTTCCTGGGCAGTTCGACTGGGATCAACGTGGCGGCGGCGGTGCAATTGGCGCGGCAGATGGGACCCGGACAGGTGATCGTGACAGTCCTGTGCGATGGGGGCGCCCGTTACCAATCGCGCCTGTTCAATCGCGCCTGGTTGCAGCAGAAGGGGCTTTGGCCCTGGGACAGCGGGGTGCCGCCCGCCTTTGACCTATAA
- a CDS encoding 2OG-Fe(II) oxygenase, whose product MDLIPLGQDILWIPGVIAPDICRHVMTIVEAQELQTAGILLDTVDTQVRSSDILHLGGTQPLLRSTQALLASCLRPVQKLLHRYYGIAFYDMEAIAILRYRPGQFYRRHVDNILLGSRRAELAQGIPTRDIGVVGYLNDDFTGGETYFDRQNITVKPQQGAVVVFPAYYTHPHQALPVRTGVKYVLTTWLFHG is encoded by the coding sequence TTGGACCTGATACCGTTGGGCCAGGACATTCTCTGGATACCGGGGGTAATTGCGCCGGACATCTGCCGCCATGTGATGACCATCGTGGAGGCGCAGGAACTGCAAACGGCGGGGATTCTCCTGGATACAGTGGACACTCAGGTCCGCTCCAGCGATATTTTGCACCTGGGGGGAACGCAACCGCTGCTGCGCTCGACCCAGGCATTGCTGGCATCCTGTTTACGACCAGTGCAGAAACTGCTCCATCGCTACTACGGCATCGCGTTTTACGACATGGAGGCGATTGCGATCCTGCGCTATCGCCCCGGCCAGTTCTACCGACGCCACGTGGATAACATTCTTTTAGGAAGTCGCCGCGCCGAGCTGGCTCAGGGAATCCCCACGCGCGATATTGGGGTGGTGGGTTACTTGAACGACGACTTTACTGGGGGAGAAACCTACTTCGACCGTCAAAATATCACAGTGAAACCCCAACAGGGGGCTGTGGTCGTTTTTCCCGCCTACTACACCCATCCCCACCAGGCCTTGCCGGTGCGTACGGGAGTAAAGTACGTCCTGACCACCTGGCTGTTTCACGGCTGA
- a CDS encoding CTP synthase, producing the protein MVGNSESPTRYVFVTGGVVSSIGKGIVAASLGRLLKSRGYQVSILKLDPYINVDAGTMDPFQHGEVFVTADGAETDLDLGHYERFTDTPVSRLNNVTTGSIYQAVCNRERRGDYGGATVQVIPHITNEIKDRIRRVVADSQPDVLITEIGGTVGDIESLPFLEAIRQFRNEVGRDRVVYMHVTLVPWIAAAGEMKTKPTQHSVKELRSIGIQPDLLVCRCERPLSPEIKAKVASFCDVPVEGVITSQDARSIYEVPLNLEQEGLATQVLRLLALPDRPPDLAPWRMLVDRLYHPQAQVEIALVGKYVQLNDAYLSVVEALRHAGIHLETEVKLRWVSAEDVERDGAAAHLEGVQGLVVPGGFGIRGVEGKIAAIHYAREQGIPFLGLCLGMQCAVVEWARHIARLPGAHSAEFDPQTPHPVIHLLPEQHDVVNLGGTMRLGLYPCRLQPDSLAARLYGETVVYERHRHRYEFNNAYRSLFLESGYRISGTSPDGRLVEMIELPSHPFFIAVQFHPEFSSRPSQAHPLFRGLVEAALNLRGAGGV; encoded by the coding sequence GTGGTTGGCAATAGTGAATCCCCGACGCGCTATGTGTTTGTCACCGGCGGGGTAGTCTCGAGCATTGGCAAAGGGATTGTCGCAGCGAGTCTGGGGCGGTTGCTCAAGTCGCGAGGCTATCAGGTTTCCATCCTGAAACTCGACCCCTACATCAATGTGGACGCTGGCACCATGGACCCGTTCCAGCACGGAGAGGTGTTTGTCACGGCTGACGGCGCAGAGACGGACTTGGACCTGGGGCACTACGAACGCTTCACAGACACGCCGGTGTCGCGCCTGAACAATGTCACCACCGGTTCGATTTACCAGGCGGTGTGCAACCGCGAGCGGCGGGGCGACTACGGTGGCGCGACGGTGCAGGTGATCCCCCACATCACCAACGAAATCAAGGACCGGATTCGCCGGGTGGTGGCCGATAGCCAGCCCGATGTGCTGATTACCGAAATCGGCGGCACGGTGGGGGACATCGAGTCCTTGCCCTTTCTGGAGGCGATTCGCCAGTTCCGCAATGAAGTGGGCCGCGACCGGGTGGTGTACATGCACGTGACCCTGGTGCCCTGGATTGCCGCCGCCGGGGAGATGAAAACCAAGCCGACTCAGCATTCGGTGAAGGAACTGCGCTCGATTGGGATTCAGCCGGATTTACTCGTCTGCCGGTGCGAGCGGCCCCTGTCGCCGGAAATCAAGGCAAAAGTCGCCAGTTTTTGCGATGTGCCGGTAGAGGGGGTGATCACGTCCCAGGACGCCCGCAGCATTTATGAGGTGCCCTTGAATCTGGAGCAGGAGGGGTTGGCAACCCAGGTGTTGCGCCTGTTGGCTTTACCCGACCGACCCCCGGATTTGGCCCCCTGGCGGATGCTGGTAGACCGACTGTACCATCCCCAGGCCCAGGTGGAAATCGCCCTGGTGGGGAAATACGTCCAACTCAACGATGCCTACCTTTCGGTGGTGGAGGCGCTGCGCCATGCTGGGATTCACCTGGAGACGGAGGTCAAGTTGCGCTGGGTGAGTGCGGAGGACGTAGAGCGAGACGGAGCGGCTGCGCATTTAGAAGGTGTCCAGGGCCTGGTGGTGCCCGGCGGCTTTGGCATTCGGGGGGTCGAAGGAAAAATTGCCGCGATTCACTACGCTCGGGAGCAAGGGATTCCGTTTCTTGGGCTGTGCTTGGGGATGCAGTGCGCTGTGGTGGAATGGGCCAGGCACATTGCAAGACTCCCAGGTGCCCACAGCGCCGAGTTTGACCCCCAGACGCCCCACCCAGTGATTCACCTGTTGCCGGAGCAGCACGACGTGGTGAATTTGGGGGGCACCATGCGGTTGGGGTTGTATCCTTGCCGGTTGCAGCCGGACAGTCTGGCCGCCCGGTTATACGGGGAAACGGTGGTCTACGAGCGCCATCGTCACCGCTACGAGTTCAACAACGCCTACCGCAGCTTGTTTTTGGAAAGCGGCTATCGCATCAGCGGTACGTCTCCCGATGGGCGCTTGGTGGAGATGATTGAACTCCCGTCCCACCCCTTTTTCATCGCGGTGCAGTTTCACCCGGAGTTTTCCTCGCGACCCAGCCAGGCCCATCCCCTGTTTCGAGGTTTGGTGGAGGCGGCGCTGAACCTCCGAGGCGCAGGCGGCGTCTAA
- a CDS encoding RNB domain-containing ribonuclease, translating into MPFSIGELLGNLPEDKLIAPKVLAKKLFCETESDRLRLKIALDVLTKLALVTEEFGKYRRVPMPDMVKARLRFSRGSFWAVQDEPGAADIYIPARYLGTAWHGDRGLIKVTRKGRNRRSPEGEVFLVLERAITALVAQVKAGEQGYVAKPMDDRLNITVALPGEGVGQWVDQLVYVTIERYPLAQMPAQGAIKQVLGPNAQSADPALLVVCKHNLLPNPPAGLPATLTAQPPEAQRQDYRELATWGLGKLAVSWEPGRLGIHIPDGTAYLPTETLVDWYARQQGATFGLGDTIYPMTPPVSWGPEWPSLSLWVELDAQGQVGTYRLEPGWVRVKEPPPPEVVTAVSDWVARTQKPVGLPLTEPYPLPDEHPSGLPRQETDPQARVAQALALLANHLLARHLQALQLPALFRVQPPPDPEAWQRYRSLLQSLGLTAPETPEITTLLPLLQSHELAPLLQTLFLEILPPPTDSLQPGEHFGTGFTPYLHGVAPLDRYTDLFNQRVLWALFIHGKDRKSSRSKETVDLRSSECHGRVDWPVLPPSVQEELQTQAQQILSQWPERERVHRQARDDYAHLLWLHRCRLSPGQRVRGLVVGVESYGFFVAIERTPLQGLVHVTALRNDWYEFRPQQQALVGRRTGATFTVGMEMEVMVKGVDYYRQQVDLVLPLDTTDPASPPLETPS; encoded by the coding sequence ATGCCATTTTCGATTGGAGAACTCTTGGGCAATTTGCCAGAGGATAAATTGATTGCGCCCAAGGTGCTGGCCAAAAAGTTGTTTTGTGAAACGGAAAGCGACCGCCTACGTTTGAAAATTGCCCTGGATGTCCTGACCAAATTGGCATTGGTGACCGAAGAATTTGGTAAGTACCGGCGGGTGCCGATGCCGGATATGGTCAAGGCGCGCTTGCGCTTTTCCCGGGGGAGTTTTTGGGCCGTTCAAGACGAACCCGGCGCCGCCGATATTTACATTCCCGCCCGTTATCTGGGGACCGCCTGGCACGGGGACCGGGGATTGATCAAGGTCACGCGCAAGGGGCGCAACCGCCGTAGCCCCGAAGGGGAGGTGTTTCTGGTGCTGGAACGGGCGATTACTGCTCTGGTGGCCCAGGTCAAGGCTGGGGAACAGGGTTACGTCGCCAAACCGATGGACGACCGGTTAAACATCACGGTGGCCTTGCCTGGTGAAGGGGTGGGCCAGTGGGTGGACCAGTTGGTGTACGTGACGATTGAGCGCTACCCGTTGGCCCAGATGCCCGCCCAGGGAGCCATCAAACAGGTGTTAGGCCCCAATGCCCAGAGCGCCGACCCGGCCCTGCTGGTGGTGTGCAAACATAATTTGCTGCCCAACCCACCGGCGGGATTACCGGCAACCCTGACGGCTCAACCGCCTGAGGCGCAGCGACAGGACTACCGGGAACTGGCAACCTGGGGGCTGGGCAAGCTGGCGGTTTCCTGGGAACCCGGGCGTTTGGGGATCCATATTCCCGACGGCACGGCCTACCTCCCGACGGAAACGCTGGTGGATTGGTACGCTCGGCAGCAGGGGGCTACGTTTGGGTTGGGGGATACCATCTATCCCATGACCCCTCCTGTGAGTTGGGGGCCGGAGTGGCCCAGCCTGTCGCTGTGGGTGGAACTGGACGCGCAAGGGCAAGTGGGCACCTACCGGCTCGAACCAGGCTGGGTGCGGGTGAAGGAGCCACCGCCGCCCGAGGTGGTCACAGCCGTATCAGACTGGGTGGCGCGGACCCAAAAGCCGGTGGGTTTACCGTTGACCGAGCCCTATCCCTTGCCCGATGAGCATCCGAGCGGGTTGCCCCGCCAGGAAACCGACCCGCAGGCGCGCGTGGCCCAAGCGCTGGCGCTGCTGGCCAATCACCTGTTGGCTCGGCATCTGCAGGCGTTGCAACTCCCGGCCCTGTTTCGCGTGCAACCGCCCCCCGACCCGGAAGCCTGGCAACGGTATCGTTCCCTGTTGCAGAGCCTGGGGTTGACCGCGCCAGAGACGCCGGAGATAACCACGCTGTTACCCTTGCTCCAGTCCCACGAACTCGCGCCCCTGTTGCAGACCCTGTTTCTGGAAATCTTGCCCCCTCCCACCGACAGCCTGCAACCGGGAGAACACTTTGGGACGGGATTCACGCCCTATCTCCACGGGGTCGCTCCCCTCGACCGCTACACCGACCTGTTTAACCAGCGGGTGCTGTGGGCCTTGTTCATCCACGGGAAAGACCGCAAAAGCTCCCGTTCTAAGGAAACGGTGGACCTGCGCAGTAGCGAGTGCCATGGGCGGGTGGACTGGCCGGTGTTGCCCCCGTCGGTGCAAGAGGAGCTGCAAACCCAGGCCCAGCAAATACTCTCCCAGTGGCCAGAGCGGGAACGGGTGCATCGCCAGGCCCGCGACGACTATGCCCATCTCCTGTGGCTCCATCGCTGTCGGTTGTCGCCCGGACAAAGGGTGCGCGGGTTGGTCGTCGGCGTGGAATCCTACGGGTTTTTTGTGGCGATTGAACGCACGCCGCTGCAGGGGTTGGTCCACGTCACGGCGCTGCGCAACGACTGGTACGAATTTCGCCCTCAACAACAGGCGCTGGTGGGTCGGCGCACCGGAGCGACCTTCACGGTAGGCATGGAGATGGAGGTGATGGTCAAGGGAGTGGACTACTACCGCCAGCAGGTGGATTTAGTGTTGCCACTAGACACCACCGACCCCGCTTCCCCGCCTCTGGAAACCCCAAGTTGA
- a CDS encoding sigma-70 family RNA polymerase sigma factor, with product MVTAVASNPPIAQTERSEPNDWALVQQCQQGDPEGFRWLYRRFQARVRGTLYRLCGGDALDDLTQEVFMRVWRGLPRLRQAAMFNTWLYRITLNVAQDYRRQCAHQRTQLQTLTQVAPDRIPAPDLLDLHYEELVRQGLAALSFDQRTVLVLHDLEALSQKEISEILQIPVGTVKSRLFHARAALRRYLETQGVSL from the coding sequence ATGGTCACAGCCGTTGCCAGCAACCCCCCCATAGCCCAAACTGAGCGGTCAGAGCCTAATGATTGGGCGCTGGTACAGCAGTGCCAGCAGGGAGACCCCGAGGGATTTCGCTGGTTGTACCGCCGGTTTCAAGCGCGGGTGCGAGGCACGCTTTACCGGTTGTGCGGCGGCGACGCCCTAGACGACTTGACCCAGGAAGTGTTTATGCGGGTGTGGCGGGGATTGCCCCGCTTGCGCCAAGCGGCCATGTTCAACACCTGGCTCTATCGCATCACGTTGAACGTGGCCCAGGACTACCGACGGCAATGCGCCCACCAGCGCACCCAACTACAAACCCTGACCCAAGTCGCGCCCGACCGCATCCCGGCCCCGGATTTGCTGGATTTGCACTACGAGGAGCTGGTGCGGCAAGGGCTGGCCGCCCTCAGTTTTGACCAGCGTACAGTGCTGGTATTGCACGACCTGGAGGCCCTGTCACAGAAAGAAATCAGTGAGATTTTGCAGATTCCGGTGGGGACCGTCAAATCCCGGCTGTTCCACGCGCGGGCTGCTCTGCGTCGTTACCTAGAAACACAAGGAGTGAGTCTATGA
- a CDS encoding ArsB/NhaD family transporter, translating to MEDWQVAVTGITFLAVIALIITERLHLTVAALLGAMVLVFCHVMTLGEAVGYIGRSYNTLALFFGVMVLVRAFEPTKIFDYLAVQMVRLGKGRGRNLLLGVVAITTPVCAVLPNATTVMLLAPLIPPLAQDIGVDFVPLLILMVMVANSAGLLTMVGDPATYIVADSINLTFMDYLWRLSLGGVIAVTVIVSMLPFLFPKIWRKKLENLEVLPHPQINHPRVLLVGLVIIIFVLTMFVVGESLPQRLSPAAVALMGAALALLLSHHSSIDTVHNILRDVDWSTLIYFMSIFVLIGGLEKSGIIASLSGVLGMILGQNILIGCIVLVFFVGLVSSVVPNIPLVTAMVPLLKQYVVNVGLAPAAVLQPEFDGQFPDAVLPLFYAMMYGATLGGNGTLVGASANIVAAGIAEQHGRQITFRRFLVYGIPVMLVQLGAVCLFVVVRFFLFG from the coding sequence ATGGAGGACTGGCAAGTTGCGGTTACAGGGATTACCTTTCTGGCCGTCATTGCCCTGATCATCACCGAGAGGCTGCACCTGACTGTAGCAGCGCTGTTGGGAGCCATGGTGCTGGTGTTTTGCCACGTGATGACCCTGGGGGAAGCTGTCGGCTACATCGGGCGCAGTTACAACACGCTGGCCTTGTTTTTTGGGGTGATGGTGCTGGTGCGGGCCTTTGAACCCACCAAAATTTTCGACTACCTGGCAGTCCAGATGGTGCGGTTGGGAAAGGGCCGTGGTCGCAACTTGCTTCTGGGAGTGGTGGCAATCACGACACCGGTCTGCGCCGTATTGCCCAATGCCACGACGGTGATGTTGCTGGCGCCCCTGATTCCCCCGCTGGCCCAAGATATCGGCGTGGATTTCGTGCCCCTGTTGATTCTTATGGTAATGGTTGCCAATTCCGCGGGGCTATTGACGATGGTCGGCGACCCAGCGACTTACATCGTGGCTGATTCGATTAACCTGACTTTTATGGATTATCTCTGGCGCTTGAGCTTGGGGGGCGTGATTGCCGTGACTGTCATTGTGTCCATGCTCCCTTTTCTGTTTCCTAAAATCTGGCGCAAGAAGTTGGAAAATCTAGAGGTCTTGCCTCATCCCCAGATCAATCACCCGCGCGTACTATTGGTGGGTCTGGTCATTATCATCTTTGTATTGACGATGTTTGTGGTGGGAGAATCGTTACCCCAAAGACTTTCACCAGCAGCGGTGGCCCTGATGGGAGCCGCTCTTGCTTTATTACTTAGCCACCATAGCAGTATTGATACAGTTCATAACATTCTCCGCGATGTAGACTGGAGTACGTTGATTTATTTTATGAGTATTTTTGTCTTAATTGGCGGCCTGGAAAAAAGCGGGATCATCGCAAGTTTATCTGGGGTTTTGGGTATGATTTTAGGTCAGAATATTCTGATAGGTTGCATTGTTTTGGTTTTTTTTGTGGGTTTGGTTTCGAGCGTGGTACCCAATATCCCCTTGGTGACGGCGATGGTACCCCTGCTCAAGCAGTATGTAGTGAATGTGGGTTTAGCGCCGGCGGCTGTTTTGCAACCGGAGTTTGACGGGCAATTTCCCGATGCGGTGTTGCCGCTTTTTTACGCCATGATGTACGGGGCGACCTTGGGCGGGAATGGCACGTTGGTCGGGGCTTCGGCAAATATCGTGGCGGCGGGAATTGCCGAGCAACATGGCCGACAGATAACCTTCCGGCGTTTCCTGGTCTACGGGATACCAGTGATGCTAGTCCAGCTGGGGGCCGTGTGTCTTTTTGTGGTTGTGCGCTTTTTCCTTTTCGGATAG
- the aroF gene encoding 3-deoxy-7-phosphoheptulonate synthase: MIIVMQPGAPELEIERISEELRSWGLNPEKIVGQYKVVIGLVGETAQLQPERIQELSPWIEDVVRVEQPFKRASREYRHGQPSEIAVETPNGTVVFGETQPVVVVAGPCSVENEEMIVETALRVKAAGAKMLRGGAYKPRTSPYAFQGHGESALELLAIARAASGLGVITEVMDAADIEKVAQVADVLQVGARNMQNFSLLKKIGAQDKPVLLKRGMSATIEEWLMAAEYILAAGNPKVILCERGIRTFDHRYTRNTLDLAAIPVLRKLTHLPIMIDPSHGTGKSEYVPAMAMAAIAAGADALMIEVHPNPAKALSDGPQSLTPERFDRLMREELAVIGQAVGRWPKVPVAV, from the coding sequence ATGATCATTGTGATGCAGCCCGGCGCGCCGGAACTGGAAATTGAGCGGATTAGCGAAGAACTACGTTCTTGGGGATTAAATCCTGAAAAGATTGTTGGGCAGTACAAGGTCGTGATTGGGCTGGTGGGGGAAACCGCCCAACTGCAACCAGAACGCATTCAGGAACTCAGTCCCTGGATCGAAGATGTGGTGCGGGTAGAACAACCCTTTAAGCGGGCCAGCCGCGAGTATCGCCACGGGCAACCCAGCGAAATTGCGGTAGAAACCCCCAACGGCACGGTGGTCTTCGGGGAAACGCAGCCGGTGGTGGTCGTTGCCGGTCCTTGCTCGGTGGAAAACGAGGAAATGATTGTGGAAACGGCGCTGCGGGTGAAGGCGGCGGGTGCCAAGATGTTGCGAGGCGGCGCTTACAAGCCCAGGACATCGCCCTATGCGTTCCAGGGCCACGGCGAGAGCGCATTGGAGCTGCTGGCCATCGCGCGGGCCGCCTCTGGGTTGGGGGTGATTACCGAGGTCATGGATGCCGCCGATATTGAGAAAGTGGCGCAAGTGGCGGACGTACTACAAGTGGGTGCCCGCAACATGCAGAATTTTTCCCTGCTGAAGAAAATTGGCGCCCAGGACAAGCCGGTGCTGTTGAAGCGGGGGATGTCGGCCACGATTGAGGAGTGGTTGATGGCGGCAGAGTACATCCTGGCGGCGGGCAACCCCAAAGTCATTTTGTGCGAGCGGGGCATTCGCACGTTTGACCATCGTTACACCCGTAACACTTTGGATTTAGCGGCCATCCCCGTACTGCGTAAACTCACGCACCTGCCCATCATGATTGACCCAAGCCACGGTACAGGTAAATCCGAGTACGTCCCAGCGATGGCAATGGCGGCGATTGCGGCAGGAGCAGATGCCCTAATGATTGAGGTGCACCCCAATCCTGCCAAAGCGCTCTCCGATGGTCCCCAATCCCTGACGCCCGAACGCTTTGACCGGTTGATGCGCGAAGAACTAGCGGTGATTGGGCAAGCGGTAGGTCGTTGGCCCAAGGTGCCGGTGGCGGTGTAG
- the rpsO gene encoding 30S ribosomal protein S15 has protein sequence MGLLQEQKQQIINEYQLHATDTGSPEVQIALLSARINQLSEHLRTHKKDYASQRGLLKLISQRRQLLLYLRKHHYDRYESLVQRLGIRGLRV, from the coding sequence ATGGGTTTGTTGCAGGAGCAAAAGCAGCAGATCATCAACGAGTACCAGCTGCATGCCACGGACACCGGCTCGCCCGAGGTGCAAATTGCCCTGTTGAGCGCGCGGATCAATCAACTCAGCGAGCACCTGCGCACCCACAAGAAGGACTATGCATCGCAGCGGGGGCTTCTCAAGCTCATTAGCCAGCGGCGGCAATTGCTGTTGTACCTGCGCAAGCACCACTACGACCGCTACGAGAGTCTGGTGCAACGGTTAGGAATTCGGGGGTTACGGGTTTAG
- a CDS encoding PAM68 family protein, with product MAKKSRRTVQQDTPPPKKRGWQQIEEPGMPKVVSDRMLRRMAVFCGTPTALGLAAFPTSYLLLQQGIKIPVPVVVVVTLGLFGLGMVGLSYGILSASWDADRVGHWLGWQEFRTNWGRLRAGLASIKAKRNNSAA from the coding sequence ATGGCGAAAAAATCTCGGCGAACCGTGCAGCAGGACACGCCTCCCCCTAAGAAGCGGGGTTGGCAACAAATTGAGGAACCAGGGATGCCCAAGGTGGTGAGCGACCGGATGCTGCGGCGCATGGCGGTGTTTTGCGGTACTCCCACCGCCTTGGGGTTGGCCGCCTTTCCCACGAGCTATTTACTCCTCCAGCAAGGCATTAAAATACCAGTGCCAGTGGTCGTGGTGGTCACGCTGGGGTTGTTTGGCCTGGGCATGGTGGGGTTGAGTTACGGGATTCTCTCAGCCTCCTGGGATGCGGACCGAGTCGGACACTGGCTCGGTTGGCAAGAATTTCGCACCAACTGGGGACGTTTACGGGCCGGCTTAGCCAGCATCAAAGCAAAACGTAACAATTCGGCTGCGTAA
- a CDS encoding DUF4126 domain-containing protein, with the protein MTAVLAVLAAAAAGGFRLALPLLLILVLRREDTWEQTPVLGQFSPALVLGTLAAGAVWELVAPLHAWGLRLVQPLQVLLSPLVGWLIGVMTAQVMGLPAGLHALMGCVGGALALLLQLVQTGWLYRRGRFPAWVGLAQDGLCALLTVFALQAPTQGGLIALMLMWLALRAAKAWQQQFRRHRRSQGPD; encoded by the coding sequence ATGACCGCCGTTCTCGCCGTGCTGGCCGCCGCCGCCGCTGGTGGATTCCGGTTGGCGCTCCCCCTGCTGCTGATTCTGGTGCTCCGGCGGGAGGACACCTGGGAGCAGACACCGGTGTTGGGCCAGTTTTCGCCAGCGCTGGTGTTGGGGACGCTAGCGGCTGGGGCGGTTTGGGAATTGGTCGCCCCGCTGCATGCCTGGGGCCTGCGGTTGGTGCAACCCCTGCAGGTGCTGCTGAGTCCGCTGGTGGGCTGGCTGATTGGTGTCATGACCGCCCAGGTGATGGGCTTGCCCGCCGGTCTTCACGCGCTGATGGGCTGTGTGGGTGGCGCACTGGCCTTGTTGCTGCAACTGGTGCAAACGGGCTGGTTGTACCGCCGGGGCCGATTTCCCGCCTGGGTCGGCCTAGCGCAGGACGGGTTGTGTGCCCTGCTGACCGTTTTTGCCTTGCAAGCGCCGACGCAGGGGGGATTGATAGCCCTGATGCTCATGTGGCTGGCGTTGCGGGCGGCCAAGGCTTGGCAACAGCAGTTTCGTCGTCACCGGCGTTCCCAGGGCCCCGATTGA